A single genomic interval of Melitaea cinxia chromosome 18, ilMelCinx1.1, whole genome shotgun sequence harbors:
- the LOC123662107 gene encoding piggyBac transposable element-derived protein 4-like has translation MLTDENLDSGPSCSKQIEEVSHTEGGEDLTIPAEQSTSTTNVLSRTSSTDTCHNIRVPSPETTTVLLSDTDSSDDEENTWKKVLFPQKPDLDSFDSIPLQSRQFFPSRTRPVSYFSTFFNEDVIELIITQTNIYAEQNRSRNWTPVNSVEIKAFIGMIIMMGINPLPSIDLYWSSDPFFRNNEIAAVMPIKRFTKILENLHLNDNKEMPSREAPDYDKLYKIRPFLELINKACQNNAKNTTSQSIDEAMVKFKGVSSLKQYMPMKPVKRGYKIWTRADSATGYVFEFDVYTGKRDDNTTEVGLGGNVIKRLTKKLVDERFQGHVTFDNFFSSYEIMQHLYDKGIYATATVISRKDLPHFYKKSNKGKNLKLDRGEMKWRTKKNVAFVAWQDNKIISFLTTAFHPKLDKTFCDRKQKDGTKKAFQCPLAVLQYTERMGGVDRFDHLRSTYEVSRRSKKWWLRLFYFCVDLCIVNSFLLYTTNKRVHNPLSQLHFRLSLARGLINGYTSRKRSLESEPQYLKKKPKMSTNIQKKIGVDEDIRLSNVGIHRHEKIETWRRCRMCSTKTNNKRSKIQCSTCKVALCVVPCFDLFHSSD, from the coding sequence ATGCTTACTGACGAGAATTTGGATTCTGGGCCATCCTGTTCGAAACAAATAGAGGAGGTATCACATACCGAAGGAGGTGAAGATTTAACAATTCCAGCTGAGCAATCTACATCAACTACCAATGTCCTATCCCGAACTTCTTCAACGGATACATGTCATAATATCAGAGTTCCTTCACCAGAAACAACAACAGTTCTACTATCTGATACAGATTCATCTGACGATGAAGAAAATACGTGGAAGAAGGTTTTGTTTCCACAAAAACCTGATTTAGACAGTTTTGACAGTATTCCTCTCCAATCAAGACAGTTTTTCCCTAGTAGAACTAGACCTGTTAgttatttttcaacatttttcaATGAAGACGTGATTGAATTGATTATTACACAAACCAATATATACGCAGAACAGAACCGTAGCCGTAACTGGACACCTGTAAATTCTGTTGAGATAAAAGCATTTATTGGGATGATTATAATGATGGGTATCAATCCACTGCCTTCCATAGACCTATATTGGTCTAGTGACCCATTTTTCAGGAACAACGAAATAGCTGCAGTAATGCCAATAAAAAGGTTTACGAAAATCTTAGAAAATTTACACTTGAACGATAACAAAGAAATGCCGTCGAGAGAAGCACCTGATTACGACAAACTGTATAAGATTCGTCCGtttttagaattaattaataaggCTTGTCAAAACAATGCGAAAAATACAACATCCCAATCAATAGATGAAGCGATGGTTAAATTCAAAGGCGTTTCGTCGCTGAAGCAGTATATGCCAATGAAACCCGTGAAAAGAGGCTACAAAATATGGACAAGAGCCGATAGTGCAACAGGTTACGTCTTTGAATTTGACGTTTATACCGGTAAACGTGATGATAACACAACTGAAGTTGGACTGGGAGGAAATGTTATaaaacgactgacgaaaaaactGGTCGATGAGAGGTTTCAGGGACATGTGACCTTTGACAATTTTTTCTCGTCGTATGAAATTATGCAACACTTATATGATAAAGGCATTTATGCCACTGCCACAGTAATAAGCCGAAAAGATCTccctcatttttacaaaaaaagtaataaaggtAAGAATTTGAAGCTCGATCGAGGCGAAATGAAGTGGCGTACGAAGAAAAACGTTGCTTTTGTTGCTTGgcaagataataaaataatttcgtttTTAACTACAGCGTTCCACCCGAAATTAGATAAGACCTTTTGTGACAGAAAACAAAAAGATGGTACAAAAAAGGCGTTTCAGTGTCCTTTGGCGGTGTTACAATACACTGAAAGAATGGGCGGGGTCGATCGATTTGATCACCTCAGAAGTACATACGAAGTTAGCAGGCGAAGCAAGAAGTGGTGGctccgtttgttttatttttgcgtGGACCTATGCATTGTAAACTCTTTTTTGTTGTACACCACTAACAAAAGAGTGCACAATCCACTGTCACAACTCCATTTTCGACTGAGTTTAGCCCGTGGTTTGATAAACGGCTATACTTCTAGAAAAAGAAGTTTGGAGAGCGAACCTCAGTATTTGAAAAAGAAGCCAAAAATGTCAACCAATATCCAAAAGAAGATAGGAGTAGACGAAGATATTCGACTGTCCAATGTTGGCATTCACAGACATGAAAAAATTGAAACGTGGCGTCGCTGTCGAATGTGCAGcacaaaaactaataataagagGTCCAAGATACAGTGCTCCACATGCAAGGTGGCACTTTGTGTCGTACCTTGTTTTGACTTGTTTCATTCTTCCGATtaa